The Primulina tabacum isolate GXHZ01 chromosome 1, ASM2559414v2, whole genome shotgun sequence genome contains the following window.
GACAACGGTTATACCGTTGAGTTTCACAAACACACATGCACTGTTAAATCTGTTGTAGGAAATATTGTGTTGATTAGGACTAGAGAGCAGAATACGTATAAAGTAAAGTGGAATGATGACAGTTTGAATGCACCTACTTGTTTCATTGCATTAAATGGTAATAAGAATTGAATTCGGCATAAACGACTTAATCAtcttaatttcaaatccattgctACTCTTGGCAAGCTTAAATTGGTGTCTGGTTTACTTAACATTGATTTTGCAAAAGATAGAATCTGCAATGCTTGTCAACTAGGTAAACAAATTCGTTCAACCTTGAAGAATAAAGGAAGAAACTCTTCCATTAGAAGCCTAAAACTACTTCACATGGATTTGTTTGGACCCATAATGCTTCAATTCTAGTGGGACATCGTAAATACTCTCCATTTCCCGAAAGATCACCCTGGCCTCATTTATAAGCCTCGAGTGGCTGCAGCCCACGAGAACCCCTAAAATAGTCACTCCATCAAGTCTAATAGCATCTTTAGCCATTCTTGAAAAGTATTTTAGCAACAATTTGTCATTTCCATGCATAGCCAGCACAAAAGGCATAGCATTCCATAAAGATACGTTCTTTACAAGACAGGAATCAAAGACGTCCTTAGCAAACCCGATGGAACCACATTTTGCATTCATGTCTATGAATCCAGTCCACAGATATGAATCTGATTTAATCCCGTCTCTCTCAATTTGATAATGTATTTTCTTCCCTTTCGTCAGCTCTCCGATCTGTGCACAAGCCGAAAGTACTAAAACCAGAGCATCATTGTCATAATTTACCCTCAAGTGAACCATTCCATCAAACAAATCTATTGCCTCAACACAATAACCTAATTTTGCATACCCAGCCAAAAGGATACCCCAAGAAACCGAGTTTCTGTCAGGCATTTGATCGAACATCATTCTCAATCTCACCCGCCTTCACAAACCCATCAATCATCACTAGGGAtagatattattaattatataattatatattttttatattaaataattaatgccTTATGTATAATTttagtttataaaatttttggattgaaattatatttttgattattataatattaaaatatattattacaatttttttgtttattaactgaatacaaatctatatgTTTTAGCCCGAGTTAAACCCGTCGGGTTCGTAGCATGGGTCTAAGGGAATTTGGAGGGTCCCGCGGTTTGGTCAAACCCACCCAACCCGGACCTGTTGCTatccctattgatgattgatggGTTTGTGA
Protein-coding sequences here:
- the LOC142556748 gene encoding pentatricopeptide repeat-containing protein At5g61800-like, whose protein sequence is MMFDQMPDRNSVSWGILLAGYAKLGYCVEAIDLFDGMVHLRVNYDNDALVLVLSACAQIGELTKGKKIHYQIERDGIKSDSYLWTGFIDMNAKCGSIGFAKDVFDSCLVKNVSLWNAMPFVLAMHGNDKLLLKYFSRMAKDAIRLDGVTILGVLVGCSHSRLINEARVIFREMESIYDVPLELKHYGSKQIHVK